Genomic segment of uncultured Desulfobacter sp.:
ACCATAAACAAAATCAAAATTTCAATGCTGCGAGCCGAAAATGCCTGCAGCATTTTTTATTTTAAGGGCTGCAACACATTTTCGGGTTGTAGCCCTTTTTTTATTTTTTTCGCATAGGAGTATTGAAAATGAATGTATTAGATATTTTAAAAGAACGTGGTTTTATCGACAACCAAACTCATGGGGAAGAATTGGAAGGTTACCTGACAAAGAAAAACAGGCATTGCTATATAGGCTTTGACCCCACTGCCGACAGCCTTCACGTGGGGCATCTGGTTCCAATCATGTCCCTTGCGCATATGCAGCGGAATGGGCACATCCCAATAGCCCTTGTCGGAGGGGGTACAGGCCGTATAGGTGATCCGAGCGGAAAAAATGAGATGCGTCAGATGATGACTTTAGATACCATTGAAAAAAACGTTCAAAGTATCAAAAAACAACTGTCGAGATTTCTTGATTTTGACGAAGGTAAGGCCATTCTGGCGAATAATGCCGATTGGCTTGCATCTCTTGAATATATTCCCTTTCTCAGGGATATTGGTCGGCATTTCAGTATAAATAAAATGATCAAAGCAGAAAGCTATCGCCACAGAATTGAATCCGAATGTGGATTAAGTTTCATTGAGTTTAATTACATGCTGTTGCAGGCATTCGATTTTTTAACACTTTTTGACGGGCATAACTGCATGCTTCAAATGGGGGGAAGTGATCAATGGGGAAATATACTTGCAGGTGTTGAACTGATTCGCAAAAGCAGACAAAAAACGGCATTTGGTATCACCTACAAATTGATTACCAAAAGTGACGGGAGCAAAATGGGAAAAACTGCTGGTAATGCTGTCTGGCTTGATCCTAAA
This window contains:
- the tyrS gene encoding tyrosine--tRNA ligase; this translates as MNVLDILKERGFIDNQTHGEELEGYLTKKNRHCYIGFDPTADSLHVGHLVPIMSLAHMQRNGHIPIALVGGGTGRIGDPSGKNEMRQMMTLDTIEKNVQSIKKQLSRFLDFDEGKAILANNADWLASLEYIPFLRDIGRHFSINKMIKAESYRHRIESECGLSFIEFNYMLLQAFDFLTLFDGHNCMLQMGGSDQWGNILAGVELIRKSRQKTAFGITYKLITKSDGSKMGKTAGNAVWLDPKKTSSYEYYQFWMSTDDRDVERFLSLFTFLPMPEIKQVNKLIDAELNQAKEILAFESTCLAHGREAALKAQASSSAVFGNRIISEKILPSSSIPRENSNKSSVALPTTCVPFKKFAKGIPAYELFFRTGLTQSGGEARRLINQGGAYINGETITAFDVLVTSDHLKDGEIILRAGKKRFHRIQIEKE